The region GGATTATCATGTCCTCACAAGAACACAAAAATATTATGGCACAAATCCACATTCCTTTCAGATGctcaacctcaatcaaaacctcTATAAATCTGCagtcataattaaaataaattacaaacatgtGAGTACCAAAAAACTAGTGGAGCTCAAAAAAAGAAAATGCACAGATTGAGATGAATGATAAGCTCTTAATATCTTTGATCAACTTAGGGGTGATTAAAAATACATATCTAATACAGTTCCACCTATAATATCAGATGCTATCTAGAATCATGTAATGTTTCATGGATAAGATTAGCATAACCAGGCATTATTCTAACAACTAACCATCTAGCAAACTTACATAGAAGAATATTCTAGTTAGAATATCATACACTAACAACACATAGCTTGAAAAATTGGCGTAGGCTATTTTGGGTTCATGGAGGTGCGAGCAAACGTTAATCTATAGTAAGTGAAATTGCTCAAACCCACAAAAAGGTCATTTGGAGCTCGTCGATTTTGCACAAGTCACGAGTTTTCTCTTGCACAAGTGTTTATCCTTTTGTAGACTACGGTCTTCTTCAGCATGGTTTTCTATgtggttttcttctatttttttgtgtGTGCCTGGTTTATTCGTGTGTGTACCTAATGTTCAGATTGCTTTGGAAAACCAGGTCATTTCCCCTGTTGGTGAACTTTTAACTAGCACATTTTTCAAGGACTAGTGCACCCAACACCCCTATTTTGCTAAAATAGGCTCAACTGTTGAGAGATGAAAGTGGACCTTGTAATTTGCatgaatctaatttgttttgttgtcccATCACAACAAAATGTTTCGAAAAGGTGTGAACTTCATATAAACACAACTCCCTTTCCCATTCTAGGAATCAATGTACTCAATATAGATAACCAAAAAACCTAGTCAATCAAGCATTCAGGGAGCGAAACGATAAAGAAGTCCCAATTTGATTATTCAATCATTGAAATATATGCTATAGCAATTATGATCAAGTGTATTATGTAATTCGTACCTAAGATAAGGTGTCATCATTTCACCATTTATCATTTGCTTAGCCTCTTTTCTTGTGGGGGCATGCATCCTATCTCATCATTATCATTGTTGAAGAGAGAACACTAATACGCGGTTTGGATAAGGTAATCCCTTATATGAAATAACCATTTCTCCCAATTTTCTCTATCTACAGGTCCAAATCCGATAACAAGAAAGTTAAAGAAAAGTAGACCAGACATTAGCAGGCATCACAAAACATTGATTGAACGAAAACCCTAAGAACAGGGCACCCAGCAGTCATTGACCCATATTTTTAAGAGGCAAGTGATCAAATattgtcgatttcattttcgatcATCTCTCAATTTTCCCTCAACTTTAGACACGGATCTCCAACGTTTCTCTCTAGTACAATTAGCTTCATATTACAGTCCCAATTTCCTCTCTATGTCTCCATCTCAGATATGTCTTACTCTTTCTATATTTCATCTTGTATCTACTACATTCTATAAAACTTAGTCATTTTACCATTGTTAGACTAGTTCATCTATAGACACTTCACTGTCTCCATCTCATGCAACAAAAGGAACAGGAACCTAATTTCGTATCCCTTCCTTAAAGACAACAACTAGTCCTATTCTTATTACCAATTATGTTGTGTCAACTAAGATCTTCTAGCTTACATTGGTCAATCGTAGGATCTTGTTTCCTCCATTTCAAGGTTTACATTGATTTATGAGATGGTATGATTATATATGCTACATAAACCAACATTTTTTAAGGTATGATCCCATATTGTATTGGTATAAAATTGGTGGTACTGAAACCAACATTGATATAGAAAAAAATAGACATTTTTATTTCTAACGTGTTTCCATCTACATCTTTCACTTGTCTTGCAATTGTGTACATTCTCATGTAAATACCAACGATGTTATACTCGCGCCCTTTTATGCTTCATACCATAATGTGACTCCTCTAATTCCATAAGACCAGGAGTGCGCAAGGAGTGTAATGCTTCGTGTGGTTCGTGCAACTAAACTCGGCTTCTATTTGTCGATATGAGCAAAGGTTGTGTTTTTATCACTTAAAATGTGCTTTATATGTTTTCTTAAATGCTCACATATACATACTGGTGGCATAAAATGAAAGTAAGCGTGTAGGACTCAATAGAATATAAAATAGTGACTAGTGATTTAGAACTTTCCTTGGTGTAAcccaataaaaaatattgaaaagaatgGAGTTGTACCCTCATCTCTAGTATCAATTAAATGCAAGATTCACAAGCCAACTTCTCAATTTGAGTCTTAAATACAAAGTGGACATTACCTAGCACTTATGTAATTTCGTACAATATTGTATTCTTGTGGAAAGAGCTTGCTTAACAATATGCTCGAGTTCTACGCTCATTGACTAATTCTCTCCAATGACAAAACTTATGTTTCCATGAGTTGAAATCTAGAATCTCCATTTCCAAGTGTTGCACCATCTTATTACTCGacgtttttcttcatccaaatctaTTGATTGATATCTTCATTATTTTATAGTCTCTCTTTTCAATGTCTTCCCCCAAGCTAAACTATGCAACCAAATAGCGTTCACTTCCTTgtcaacctcaatcaaaacctaGAATAAAATACATGCACCTAGCTATCAAATATGGAATAAAATACATGCACTTGTCTAAAACAAATTAGCACTCccctaaataaatcatgtagaaaaCTTTCTCCAATACCAACCGATCGATAATCAAATCGAATATTCCATTCTAATCTCACCATCGCTGATTTTTGTTCTCTTCACTTATGTGCCGATCCAATGCACTATGCTACTGATGTGAACATTCAGAAAGCCAAAATTGGTATCTTCTACATCTACACCTTCCACTTGTATGTGGTCAAATTTTGTGCCTACAATGTTATACATAATATTTCGCACCCCTTTGTGATTTATAACAATATGTCACCCCTGTAATACCACAAGACTATTTAATAAAGAGTATGTTGACTGAATAAGATTTATGTATTTGAAATATGCTTCTTTTTTGTTGTGAGCATGTACTATGTTTTTCATCAACTCAAGACATTATTGTTGCAGTTTCTTAAGAATTTGAGTATCTGCAGTAGTTGCATAGAATGAAAATGAGCAAGCTTCAAAGACATAGGTTATATAGACATCGAAGGCATGAAAGAAGAGGTCGTGAAGCTTTAGAATGAACTGATGTATGAAGCTTTATTTTATTAGATCATTTATAAATGCATGGGAAAAGTAGAAGATTATGATATTTGCAGATCTCACTGATAATGTATGAGTTATATCTATTATCTTATTCTTGATGGAAATGCGATTGCCAATTTCTCAATATGACGACACTTTTATCTTCTTCGTATCAATCAACAAATACCTTGAGATATTGGAAATTATATTCAAAATGCGCTTACAACTTACCTTAAAATGTGTTACAGCAAAGTTAAATTTTAATGTTGTCATCAAAGGGACAAAACGACatcaatatttaattttcaatctttgGAATATGATGAGGACATACTGATGTCCAAAACAGATGCTATGAATGGCACAAGAGGACGCCAATAACCCTAAAATGATAGTTTTATTCAACGGTTAATTTTCAATCTTTGGAATATGATGAGGACATGCTGATGTCCAAAACAGATGCTATGAATGGCACAAGAGGACGCCAATAACCCTAAAATGACAGTTTTATTCAACGGTGAGAAAAAAGAATTGGGAAAGACGGTCTTCATTGGGAGacctcttgtttgttttgtttagtatgcgaatttcttttgaatgtaattcACCAGTTCCTGGGTGATGCGGAAGGCCTTGCTCAAAACGGAATCGGGGAGAGGGGGATTCGCCGCAAACAGAGAATTGGCGATTGTCTGAACTCCGGGAAACTGGCTGCTCAATCCAGCTATGGCCACTGCATTTTCATGccccacattctgctggaaatgaacaagtgcctttggaaacacaaacacatctcccttctccaaAGTTTTGCTGAAAAATTTGTTGCTGgtgtcaatgaaacccacaagaagctggccttccagtaaaacaagaacttcggtggctcttgggtgtgtgtgaggaggatttattccacccacTGCGTAGTCGATGCGGACCAACGATATTCCAAACGTATTGAGGCCTGGTATCTGTTTAACGTTCGCCATCGTTACGTTGGAGCCCACATCATTGTCGGTGTTCCCTGCCTGCCCAAGTCCCCGGAAGAAGAAATCGTTTGCTGAAACTTGCATTGGGTCTTTGCAAACGAACCCGTTCACCAAAACTGTTTAAAACAAGATCAAATCAATCTGTCTGTTAGTAACTCGACTCGTCTAATAAGCAAATCATTATCATTGTTTATGTATAAATATTCTCACTCACCGTTGCTTTCCTCATCTGCAACGCAGAAATCTTGCAAGGGATCCGGATCCCCTGCCATGACCCTGTCGCTGTAACAGCATATCAACAGAAAAAGTCCCAACGTGAAGTAAATCATGCGGTTAGCCATTGTAATAGAAACGCAGACACAAGAGATCGGGATATGAATGTCTATTACAAACCCATTACACGCTTTATATAGCCCAAACCATAACTCTCCGCAAAGACTAATTCATCTTGACTCCGTATATTTCACGGATCCTTCCAGAGTTGTTGCTCTTTTCCTTACGTCACACTAAGTCTTACTGCATGTGGTTGTCTCGCCTGCTACCGCAGATGCATTCTCACCATCCTTTCATTAACgttgaaattttctatcttctcccTGCCCTGCTGCGTATGCCTATCTCAAGATCAACTTACCTCCTGCCTTACACGTATTCTCGCCATCGCCATCATTTTAGTAATGTGGAATTGTTTAGACTTAATTGGAACGGTGGGCTTCTTCAAAGGAAACAATATATAAATCTTTCTCCACCGTGGGAGAATCGGTATGAGAGGAAAGTTTCTTTCTTGGAGTTGGATATTGGCCTAAAGACTGTCCATGCTTTGTACCCTTTTTCAATGAGATTTTTATCTCTcgtcatttaaattaatttatgttattcAATGTTTATTTCTCAGATTGTCTATGTTCTAGGACAGAAAAACATTGCTCAAAATAACTTATGTTCATTTACTTTACATTGAATGCGTCGATTAGAATATctatttcacatccatctacaaTTTTGAAGTCAAGTAGGTGTATTACTTTTCTTTAGCAGTTTTGGAGACCTAAATTATAGGTTTAAGACAACATATGCAAACATAAGAACCAATTTATGGAGGATAAATGTATAAGAAGATAGATTTTGGAGAGGTATTCTACAAGAAAAAAAACTTTTTGGTGGTGTTGAGAATCCCATCTTGGAAGAGACCATGTTGTCCAAGGGATCTAGTATTTAGAATTATTTAAGATCGTTTTATTTTTCCAAACCCTAGAGGGTAGATGGGTAGCGGAAATAGAATCAGGTTTTGACATTACAATTCACTAGAATCCATCACCTCTATAAGATATAACCTTATTAAGACGTTGATGTCTGATTTTCAGAATGTCATGGGTGAGTAGTTTGAATGCATCTTGAACTACCTTGGGTCAAGGTACAACAGTGACTAAAAATCGTACCGCTTCCAATACTCATAACTATAATGAATGTAAACCGCGATATTTTAGAGAAAAGAGCCTTCATTCTCAAACTGTTGATGGGTGCGAAAACATTGCTCACGTTGCGTTGAGTGCGTTGCTTAGATTGTCTCTTTCACATCCATCTACAGTTGAACTCGGCCAAAACTTAATCTTTAGGTGAGTGTGTTGTTGTAAAtgaagtgcattgttgtaaatgaagTAGGTGTCTTTTCTAGCAGTTTTGGAGATCAAAATTTTACCTTTAGGTGAGTGAATTCTCTTTAATAAAGTAGGTTTACTACTTTTTCTAATGTTTGAGATCTGTCTATTTCCATTTTTCGACACCAAAACTTTTCGTCCAGTTGACTGCATTGTCCTCTCGATTCTCCTTTTAACAAAGTACATACAGTTGAtttagatgatttattttttattatttttgtgagatatatgtttatttaatattttttttaacttaatgTTTTGATGAATTAGTTGTTTGGGGTAACtaaataggaaaatataatattaaagattAGTTTTTTCCTCTTACTTCAATCAAATATATGAGAAAAGTATTTCATATTGATTagacatttcattttatttatttttatttatattgattgaattttcttttcttttatatcaaataatatgacaattataaatagtttataaaaaatattcaatttgagAAGTAAAAAATGCGTTAAAAGTGATATATTGGGATGATTCTTGGTTGGGAAACGTTTAGTTCCATGATCCCTTGTTTACCTATCAAGAATTATCTTTTTACTCTCTTTGGATAAGGGTGGCTAACTAATGAACTTTTTACAATTAAGAAATCAAAGTGATCAACAATCGAATATAAGGAACAAAGAGAGTGAGAGGGGGAATAAAATTCTACACCTGATCGATTCATGATTATAATAAGTGGTTCATATTATAGAAGAGCAAGTCAATAAAACAGTTTGGTCATATTTTACGCTAGTATAATCTCAGTTTTCTTGATAACTACTCgagtacatttttttttaatatctctcATAGGTTTTACCTTGTCTTTCATACCACACTCACAATCTCCAATTCCCCATTGAGTTTCCACAAATGACTAATACGAAAGGTAAATCTACATCCATGTAAGAGCATGGACACCGGGAGTGATCTAATATTGGATGCAATTAAGTGAGGAATATTTTTTGAATGAATCCCTATACTTTTGGACCCTTTAATGACATGGTTTGCATAAGTAAGAAAATGTTTATTAATGTAGAGAGCATGGTTTTAGGTACTTTTCTATGTGGAGGTGATACAAATATGCATGGGTAGCCTATGCGGTTACAGATGATTGTGGTTCTTCCATCAACGCTATTCTCTTTTTTATTGAATGATATGGTGTAATAGAAAAGTCAAGAATATACaagtagcaattgcaccttggtgtgcaatatgtACGCCGAATAGATGTg is a window of Cryptomeria japonica unplaced genomic scaffold, Sugi_1.0 HiC_scaffold_468, whole genome shotgun sequence DNA encoding:
- the LOC131871823 gene encoding putative germin-like protein 2-2; amino-acid sequence: MAGDPDPLQDFCVADEESNVLVNGFVCKDPMQVSANDFFFRGLGQAGNTDNDVGSNVTMANVKQIPGLNTFGISLVRIDYAVGGINPPHTHPRATEVLVLLEGQLLVGFIDTSNKFFSKTLEKGDVFVFPKALVHFQQNVGHENAVAIAGLSSQFPGVQTIANSLFAANPPLPDSVLSKAFRITQELVNYIQKKFAY